The Salvelinus alpinus chromosome 28, SLU_Salpinus.1, whole genome shotgun sequence genome includes a window with the following:
- the LOC139556910 gene encoding DDB1- and CUL4-associated factor 1-like isoform X4, translating into MLQACWLEQWRTRTSLPTTGRRTLSWSVATSYYYLRRFININIRSCVPLMLQRLRELQAKDTENRKGFKRPSPRKTLGEPLLPLDEETVDGGFEDNPFPPGNKDIERNEKGSDEDRVEIHSHESYSEISFHLNYLNNTHKTSSCANSAVNGPMKPVSAPPPLSHRDFPDGREEGSTHLKRRAERENGQKVKQKLNFSLPDPERNFSELSNSSWSEMSPWVIGNNYHLYPLTPEMEQRLILQYLTPLGEYQELLAVFMQMGACELLIHYMDLKQTNDVQLTFEALKYLASLLLHKKFAAQFVVHGGVQKLLEIPKPSMAATGVSLCLYYLAYNQDAMERVCMLPHSILSEVVSYSLWLLECSHASGCCHATMFFSISFSFRAVLELFDRQDGLRRMVNLISTLEILNPEDQGALLSDDQIFSSRQTAKHTCMALRRYSEAHLAIKVEQVKQSLQRTEGGAPIHPQPYYKACSYTHEQVVEMMEFLIEYGPVRLYWEPAEVFHKLSCVELLLQLISIACDWRTYYGRSDTVRYALDILSILTVVPKTQLLMSDSVAVLDGEGGNAISTVGMGVVLVVAEGEVFVNDAEIQKSALQVVINCVCAPDKGMFGIGKFISGTPRRRLPQTTKNSESVLTKMWNVVQSNNGIKVLLSLLTVKMPITDADQIRTLACKALVGLSRSSSVRQIISKLPLFSSGHIQQLMKEPVLQDKRSEHVKFCKFAAELIKRVSGKPLMIGTDVSLAWLQRANVVAQSRISFPEKELLLLIRNHLVVKGLHDTATTLTKEADLPMAILPHPSSSALLPVVVPPASPAPALPRTPRLANGVTARLVSHSSHPSVPLSVQPQPRPSTSQLLTVPPAAPPLLTPHQNIGSPLIGRIVFMRERPSPCPVPAICKKPRVLRQKSDYGAFSQSPAMKKQLDRHLPSPPALDSIITEYLREQHARCKNPVTTCPPFSLFTPHQCPEPKQRRQAPTNFTSRHTRRVVYPKYGGVDGGCFDRHLIFSRFRPISVFREADEDESGFMCCAFSARERFLMLGTCTGQLKLYNVFTGQEEASYSCHSSAITHLEPSRDGSLLLTSASWSYPLSALWGMKSVFIMKHSFLDDHYVEFSKLSQDRVIGTKEHIAHIYDIQTGQKTLTLHYPDLSNNYKRNCATFNPTDDLVLNDGVLWDVRSAQAIHKFDKFNMNISGVFHPNGLELIVNTEIWDLRTFHLLHTVPALDQCRIVFNNNGTVIYGAMLQADNEDDILEMQMKTPFGSSFRTFNATDYKPIATIDVKRNIFDLCTDTKDCYLAVIENQDSVNTDTVCRLYEVGRQRLAEEEEDEEDQEDDDQEDDDDDEDDSDDDIDTDPLVAELENDNGGEDEEDGNNDFSPSDDEEVARLLEGDGEDDDDDSDEEDGDLALDNTDSSDLEDDIILSLNE; encoded by the exons ATGCTACAGGCCTGTTGGCTGGAGCAATGGAGAACCAGGACATCGCTGCCAACTACAGGGAGGAGAACTCTGTCGTGGTCAGTGGCAACATCCTACTACTACCTGAGAAGGTTTATCAACATCAACATAAGATCTTGT GTGCCTCTGATGCTGCAGCGGCTACGCGAGCTGCAGGCCAAGGACACTGAAAACCGGAAGGGGTTTAAACGGCCCAGCCCCAGGAAAACCCTGGGGGAACCTCTCCTTCCTCTGGATGAGGAGACGGTCGACGGGGGCTTCGAGGACAACCCCTTCCCCCCGGGGAATAAAGACATTGAGAGGAATGAGAAGGGATCAGATGAGGACCGAGTGGAGATCCACAGCCACGAGTCTTACAGCGAGATCTCCTTCCACCTCAACTACCTTAACAACACCCACAAGACCAGCAGCTGCGCTAACTCAGCTGTCAATGGCCCGATGAAGCCTGTGTCTGCCCCGCCGCCTCTGTCCCACCGGGACTTCCCCGACGGCAGGGAGGAGGGCAGCACTCACCtcaagaggagagcagagagggagaatggACAGAAGGTGAAACAGAAACTGAACTTCTCCCTGCCAGACCCGGAGAGGAACTTCAGCGAGCTGTCCAACAGCAGCTGGTCTGAGATGAGCCCCTGGGTGATTGGGAACAACTATCACCTTTACCCTCTGACCCCAGAGATGGAGCAGAGGCTCATCCTACAGTACCTCACCCCTCTGGGAGAGTACCAGGAG CTTCTGGCTGTCTTCATGCAGATGGGAGCCTGTGAGCTGCTCATCCATTACATGGACCTGAAGCAGACCAACGATGTACAGCTCACCTTTGAGGCTCTCAAG TACCTAGCCTCCCTGCTCCTGCATAAGAAGTTTGCCGCCCAGTTTGTGGTCCATGGAGGGGTTCAGAAGCTGCTGGAGATCCCCAAGCCTTCCATGGCCGCCACAGGGGTGTCTCTGTGCCTCTACTACCTGGCCTACAACCAGGATGCCATGGAGAGG GTGTGTATGCTGCCCCACTCTATCCTGTCTGAGGTGGTGAGCTACAGTCTGTGGCTGTTGGAGTGTTCCCACGCCTCGGGCTGCTGCCACGCCACCATGttcttctccatctctttctccttccGAGCAGTGCTGGAACTCTTTGACAGGCAGGACGGCCTCCGGCGCATGGTCAACCTG ATCAGCACGTTGGAGATCCTGAACCCTGAGGACCAGGGGGCCCTGCTGAGTGATGACCAGATCTTCTCCAGCAGGCAGACGGCCAAGCACACCTGCATGGCCCTGCGCAGGTACTCCGAGGCTCATCTGGCCATCAAGGTGGAGCAGGTCAAGCAGTCCCTGCAGCGGACTGAAGGGGGTGCTCCCATTCACCCACAGCCTTACTACAAG GCATGTAGTTACACCCATGAGCAGGTGGTGGAGATGATGGAGTTCCTGATTGAGTATGGCCCAGTCAGGCTGTACTGGGAGCCTGCAGAAGTCTTCCATAAGCTCTCCTGTGTGGAGCTTCTCCTGCAGCTCATCTCCATTGCCTGTGACTGGAGGACCTACTACGGCAG GAGTGACACAGTGCGTTATGCCCTGGACATTCTGAGCATCCTGACGGTGGTCCCTAAGACCCAGCTGCTGATGTCGGACTCTGTGGCCGTGCTGGATGGGGAGGGGGGCAACGCCATCTCCACCGTGG GTATGGGTGTAGTCCTGGTGGTGGCAGAGGGAGAGGTGTTTGTGAACGATGCCGAGATCCAGAAGTCTGCTCTGCAGGTGGTCATCAACTGTGTGTGCGCTCCAGATAAAGGCATGTTCGGCATCGGCAAGTTCATCTCTGGCACGCCCCGCAGACGTCTACCCCAGACCACCAAGAACAGCGAGAGCGTGCTCACCAAGATGTGGAACGTGGTACAGTCCAACAACGGCATCAAG GTACTGCTGTCCCTGCTGACAGTGAAGATGCCCATCACAGATGCGGATCAAATTCGGACCCTGGCCTGTAAGGCCCTGGTGGGTCTGTCCCGCTCCAGCTCAGTCAGACAGATTATCAGCAAGCTGCCTCTCTTCAGCAGTGGACACATCCAGCAGCTCATGAAGGAGCCCGTGCTCCAGGACAAACGCAGCGAACACGTCAAGTTCTGCAAGTTTGCGGCAGAGCTAATCAAGCGGGTGTCTGGTAAACCCCTCATGATCGGGACGGATGTCTCCCTGGCCTGGCTGCAGAGGGCAAACGTGGTGGCCCAGTCCAGAATATCCTTTCCTGAGAAGGAGCTACTGCTGTTGATCCGGAACCACCTGGTGGTCAAGGGTCTGCATGACACTGCCACCACACTCACCAAGGAGGCCGACCTCCCCATGGCCATCCTCCCCCACCCATCTTCCTCAGCTTTGCTTCCTGTCGTTGTTCCCCCTGCCTCTCCTGCCCCTGCCCTCCCCCGGACCCCTCGGCTGGCCAATGGGGTCACAGCACGGTTGGTGAGCCACAGCTCTCATCCGTCCGTGCCGTTGTCAGTTCAACCCCAGCCTCGTCCCTCGACGTCGCAACTCCTCACGGTACCTCCGGCCGCCCCTCCCCTGTTGACCCCTCACCAAAACATCGGCTCTCCCCTGATTGGACGGATCGTGTTCATGCGAGAGCGCCCGTCGCCGTGCCCCGTGCCTGCCATCTGTAAGAAGCCGCGGGTGCTGAGGCAGAAGTCGGACTACGGTGCCTTCAGCCAGAGTCCAGCCATGAAGAAACAGCTGGACAGACACCTGCCCTCTCCCCCCGCCCTGGACAGCATCATCACAGAGTACCTGAGGGAGCAGCATGCGCGCTGCAAGAACCCCGTTACCACCtgcccccccttctccctcttcaCCCCCCACCAGTGCCCTGAGCCCAAGCAGAGGCGCCAGGCCCCAACCAACTTCACCTCCCGACACACACGCAGGGTTGTCTACCCAAAATACGGAGGGGTGGATGGCGGCTGCTTCGACCGACACCTCATCTTTAGCAG GTTCCGACCCATCTCTGTGTTCAGGGAAGCAGACGAGGATGAGAGTGGGTTCATGTGTTGTGCCTTCTCTGCCCGTGAGCGGTTCCTGATGCTGGGGACGTGTACGGGCCAGCTCAAACTCTACAATGTGTTCACAGGCCAGGAGGAGGCCAGCTACAGCTGCCACAGCTCTGCCATCACACACCTAGAGCCATCACGG GATGGCTCTCTGTTGTTGACGTCAGCGTCATGGAGTTATCCTCTGTCTGCACTGTGGGGCATGAAGTCAGTGTTCATCATGAA GCATTCCTTCTTAGATGACCATTATGTGGAGTTCAGTAAACTTTCACAAGACCGAGTCATTGGCACAAAGGAACACATAGCTCAC ATCTACGACATCCAGACAGGGCAGAAGACCCTTACCCTCCACTACCCGGACCTGTCCAACAACTACAAGAGGAACTGTGCAACCTTTAACCCCACCGACGACCTGGTGCTGAACGACGGCGTGCTGTGGGATGTGCGCTCAGCTCAGGCCATCCACAAGTTTGACAAGTTCAACATGAACATCAGCGGAGTGTTCCACCCCAACGGCCTGGAGCTCATTGTCAACACCGAGATT TGGGACCTGCGGACCTTCCACCTGCTCCACACAGTGCCAGCTCTGGACCAGTGCAGGATCGTCTTCAACAACAACGGCACGGTCATCTACGGAG CGATGCTACAGGCAGATAATGAGGATGATATATTGGAAATGCAGATGAAGACTCCCTTTGGCTCCTCCTTCAGGACGTTCAATGCCACTGACTACAAACCCATTG ccaccATCGACGTGAAGAGGAATATATTTGACCTCTGCACGGATACTAAGGACTGCTACCTGGCTGTGATCGAG AACCAGGACTCGGTCAACACAGACACGGTGTGCAGACTGTACGAGGTGGGACGCCAGAGActggctgaggaggaggaggatgaggaagatcaG GAGGATGACGATCAAGAGGACGACGATGATGACGAAGATGACTCTGACGACGACATCGacacagacccactggttgccgaGCTGGAAAATGATAATGGAGGAGAGGACGAGGAAGATGGGAACAATGACTTCTCTCCCTCTGACGATGAAGAGGTAGCTCGTCTGCTTGAGGGGGATGGTGAGGATGATGACGATGACTCGGATGAGGAAGATGGGGACCTTGCCCTGGATAACA CAGACAGCTCAGACCTTGaggatgacataatcctgtcccTGAATGAGTGA
- the LOC139556910 gene encoding DDB1- and CUL4-associated factor 1-like isoform X3: protein MLQACWLEQWRTRTSLPTTGRRTLSWSVATSYYYLRRFININIRSCVNTVPLMLQRLRELQAKDTENRKGFKRPSPRKTLGEPLLPLDEETVDGGFEDNPFPPGNKDIERNEKGSDEDRVEIHSHESYSEISFHLNYLNNTHKTSSCANSAVNGPMKPVSAPPPLSHRDFPDGREEGSTHLKRRAERENGQKVKQKLNFSLPDPERNFSELSNSSWSEMSPWVIGNNYHLYPLTPEMEQRLILQYLTPLGEYQELLAVFMQMGACELLIHYMDLKQTNDVQLTFEALKYLASLLLHKKFAAQFVVHGGVQKLLEIPKPSMAATGVSLCLYYLAYNQDAMERVCMLPHSILSEVVSYSLWLLECSHASGCCHATMFFSISFSFRAVLELFDRQDGLRRMVNLISTLEILNPEDQGALLSDDQIFSSRQTAKHTCMALRRYSEAHLAIKVEQVKQSLQRTEGGAPIHPQPYYKACSYTHEQVVEMMEFLIEYGPVRLYWEPAEVFHKLSCVELLLQLISIACDWRTYYGRSDTVRYALDILSILTVVPKTQLLMSDSVAVLDGEGGNAISTVGMGVVLVVAEGEVFVNDAEIQKSALQVVINCVCAPDKGMFGIGKFISGTPRRRLPQTTKNSESVLTKMWNVVQSNNGIKVLLSLLTVKMPITDADQIRTLACKALVGLSRSSSVRQIISKLPLFSSGHIQQLMKEPVLQDKRSEHVKFCKFAAELIKRVSGKPLMIGTDVSLAWLQRANVVAQSRISFPEKELLLLIRNHLVVKGLHDTATTLTKEADLPMAILPHPSSSALLPVVVPPASPAPALPRTPRLANGVTARLVSHSSHPSVPLSVQPQPRPSTSQLLTVPPAAPPLLTPHQNIGSPLIGRIVFMRERPSPCPVPAICKKPRVLRQKSDYGAFSQSPAMKKQLDRHLPSPPALDSIITEYLREQHARCKNPVTTCPPFSLFTPHQCPEPKQRRQAPTNFTSRHTRRVVYPKYGGVDGGCFDRHLIFSRFRPISVFREADEDESGFMCCAFSARERFLMLGTCTGQLKLYNVFTGQEEASYSCHSSAITHLEPSRDGSLLLTSASWSYPLSALWGMKSVFIMKHSFLDDHYVEFSKLSQDRVIGTKEHIAHIYDIQTGQKTLTLHYPDLSNNYKRNCATFNPTDDLVLNDGVLWDVRSAQAIHKFDKFNMNISGVFHPNGLELIVNTEIWDLRTFHLLHTVPALDQCRIVFNNNGTVIYGAMLQADNEDDILEMQMKTPFGSSFRTFNATDYKPIATIDVKRNIFDLCTDTKDCYLAVIENQDSVNTDTVCRLYEVGRQRLAEEEEDEEDQEDDDQEDDDDDEDDSDDDIDTDPLVAELENDNGGEDEEDGNNDFSPSDDEEVARLLEGDGEDDDDDSDEEDGDLALDNTDSSDLEDDIILSLNE from the exons ATGCTACAGGCCTGTTGGCTGGAGCAATGGAGAACCAGGACATCGCTGCCAACTACAGGGAGGAGAACTCTGTCGTGGTCAGTGGCAACATCCTACTACTACCTGAGAAGGTTTATCAACATCAACATAAGATCTTGTGTAAATACG GTGCCTCTGATGCTGCAGCGGCTACGCGAGCTGCAGGCCAAGGACACTGAAAACCGGAAGGGGTTTAAACGGCCCAGCCCCAGGAAAACCCTGGGGGAACCTCTCCTTCCTCTGGATGAGGAGACGGTCGACGGGGGCTTCGAGGACAACCCCTTCCCCCCGGGGAATAAAGACATTGAGAGGAATGAGAAGGGATCAGATGAGGACCGAGTGGAGATCCACAGCCACGAGTCTTACAGCGAGATCTCCTTCCACCTCAACTACCTTAACAACACCCACAAGACCAGCAGCTGCGCTAACTCAGCTGTCAATGGCCCGATGAAGCCTGTGTCTGCCCCGCCGCCTCTGTCCCACCGGGACTTCCCCGACGGCAGGGAGGAGGGCAGCACTCACCtcaagaggagagcagagagggagaatggACAGAAGGTGAAACAGAAACTGAACTTCTCCCTGCCAGACCCGGAGAGGAACTTCAGCGAGCTGTCCAACAGCAGCTGGTCTGAGATGAGCCCCTGGGTGATTGGGAACAACTATCACCTTTACCCTCTGACCCCAGAGATGGAGCAGAGGCTCATCCTACAGTACCTCACCCCTCTGGGAGAGTACCAGGAG CTTCTGGCTGTCTTCATGCAGATGGGAGCCTGTGAGCTGCTCATCCATTACATGGACCTGAAGCAGACCAACGATGTACAGCTCACCTTTGAGGCTCTCAAG TACCTAGCCTCCCTGCTCCTGCATAAGAAGTTTGCCGCCCAGTTTGTGGTCCATGGAGGGGTTCAGAAGCTGCTGGAGATCCCCAAGCCTTCCATGGCCGCCACAGGGGTGTCTCTGTGCCTCTACTACCTGGCCTACAACCAGGATGCCATGGAGAGG GTGTGTATGCTGCCCCACTCTATCCTGTCTGAGGTGGTGAGCTACAGTCTGTGGCTGTTGGAGTGTTCCCACGCCTCGGGCTGCTGCCACGCCACCATGttcttctccatctctttctccttccGAGCAGTGCTGGAACTCTTTGACAGGCAGGACGGCCTCCGGCGCATGGTCAACCTG ATCAGCACGTTGGAGATCCTGAACCCTGAGGACCAGGGGGCCCTGCTGAGTGATGACCAGATCTTCTCCAGCAGGCAGACGGCCAAGCACACCTGCATGGCCCTGCGCAGGTACTCCGAGGCTCATCTGGCCATCAAGGTGGAGCAGGTCAAGCAGTCCCTGCAGCGGACTGAAGGGGGTGCTCCCATTCACCCACAGCCTTACTACAAG GCATGTAGTTACACCCATGAGCAGGTGGTGGAGATGATGGAGTTCCTGATTGAGTATGGCCCAGTCAGGCTGTACTGGGAGCCTGCAGAAGTCTTCCATAAGCTCTCCTGTGTGGAGCTTCTCCTGCAGCTCATCTCCATTGCCTGTGACTGGAGGACCTACTACGGCAG GAGTGACACAGTGCGTTATGCCCTGGACATTCTGAGCATCCTGACGGTGGTCCCTAAGACCCAGCTGCTGATGTCGGACTCTGTGGCCGTGCTGGATGGGGAGGGGGGCAACGCCATCTCCACCGTGG GTATGGGTGTAGTCCTGGTGGTGGCAGAGGGAGAGGTGTTTGTGAACGATGCCGAGATCCAGAAGTCTGCTCTGCAGGTGGTCATCAACTGTGTGTGCGCTCCAGATAAAGGCATGTTCGGCATCGGCAAGTTCATCTCTGGCACGCCCCGCAGACGTCTACCCCAGACCACCAAGAACAGCGAGAGCGTGCTCACCAAGATGTGGAACGTGGTACAGTCCAACAACGGCATCAAG GTACTGCTGTCCCTGCTGACAGTGAAGATGCCCATCACAGATGCGGATCAAATTCGGACCCTGGCCTGTAAGGCCCTGGTGGGTCTGTCCCGCTCCAGCTCAGTCAGACAGATTATCAGCAAGCTGCCTCTCTTCAGCAGTGGACACATCCAGCAGCTCATGAAGGAGCCCGTGCTCCAGGACAAACGCAGCGAACACGTCAAGTTCTGCAAGTTTGCGGCAGAGCTAATCAAGCGGGTGTCTGGTAAACCCCTCATGATCGGGACGGATGTCTCCCTGGCCTGGCTGCAGAGGGCAAACGTGGTGGCCCAGTCCAGAATATCCTTTCCTGAGAAGGAGCTACTGCTGTTGATCCGGAACCACCTGGTGGTCAAGGGTCTGCATGACACTGCCACCACACTCACCAAGGAGGCCGACCTCCCCATGGCCATCCTCCCCCACCCATCTTCCTCAGCTTTGCTTCCTGTCGTTGTTCCCCCTGCCTCTCCTGCCCCTGCCCTCCCCCGGACCCCTCGGCTGGCCAATGGGGTCACAGCACGGTTGGTGAGCCACAGCTCTCATCCGTCCGTGCCGTTGTCAGTTCAACCCCAGCCTCGTCCCTCGACGTCGCAACTCCTCACGGTACCTCCGGCCGCCCCTCCCCTGTTGACCCCTCACCAAAACATCGGCTCTCCCCTGATTGGACGGATCGTGTTCATGCGAGAGCGCCCGTCGCCGTGCCCCGTGCCTGCCATCTGTAAGAAGCCGCGGGTGCTGAGGCAGAAGTCGGACTACGGTGCCTTCAGCCAGAGTCCAGCCATGAAGAAACAGCTGGACAGACACCTGCCCTCTCCCCCCGCCCTGGACAGCATCATCACAGAGTACCTGAGGGAGCAGCATGCGCGCTGCAAGAACCCCGTTACCACCtgcccccccttctccctcttcaCCCCCCACCAGTGCCCTGAGCCCAAGCAGAGGCGCCAGGCCCCAACCAACTTCACCTCCCGACACACACGCAGGGTTGTCTACCCAAAATACGGAGGGGTGGATGGCGGCTGCTTCGACCGACACCTCATCTTTAGCAG GTTCCGACCCATCTCTGTGTTCAGGGAAGCAGACGAGGATGAGAGTGGGTTCATGTGTTGTGCCTTCTCTGCCCGTGAGCGGTTCCTGATGCTGGGGACGTGTACGGGCCAGCTCAAACTCTACAATGTGTTCACAGGCCAGGAGGAGGCCAGCTACAGCTGCCACAGCTCTGCCATCACACACCTAGAGCCATCACGG GATGGCTCTCTGTTGTTGACGTCAGCGTCATGGAGTTATCCTCTGTCTGCACTGTGGGGCATGAAGTCAGTGTTCATCATGAA GCATTCCTTCTTAGATGACCATTATGTGGAGTTCAGTAAACTTTCACAAGACCGAGTCATTGGCACAAAGGAACACATAGCTCAC ATCTACGACATCCAGACAGGGCAGAAGACCCTTACCCTCCACTACCCGGACCTGTCCAACAACTACAAGAGGAACTGTGCAACCTTTAACCCCACCGACGACCTGGTGCTGAACGACGGCGTGCTGTGGGATGTGCGCTCAGCTCAGGCCATCCACAAGTTTGACAAGTTCAACATGAACATCAGCGGAGTGTTCCACCCCAACGGCCTGGAGCTCATTGTCAACACCGAGATT TGGGACCTGCGGACCTTCCACCTGCTCCACACAGTGCCAGCTCTGGACCAGTGCAGGATCGTCTTCAACAACAACGGCACGGTCATCTACGGAG CGATGCTACAGGCAGATAATGAGGATGATATATTGGAAATGCAGATGAAGACTCCCTTTGGCTCCTCCTTCAGGACGTTCAATGCCACTGACTACAAACCCATTG ccaccATCGACGTGAAGAGGAATATATTTGACCTCTGCACGGATACTAAGGACTGCTACCTGGCTGTGATCGAG AACCAGGACTCGGTCAACACAGACACGGTGTGCAGACTGTACGAGGTGGGACGCCAGAGActggctgaggaggaggaggatgaggaagatcaG GAGGATGACGATCAAGAGGACGACGATGATGACGAAGATGACTCTGACGACGACATCGacacagacccactggttgccgaGCTGGAAAATGATAATGGAGGAGAGGACGAGGAAGATGGGAACAATGACTTCTCTCCCTCTGACGATGAAGAGGTAGCTCGTCTGCTTGAGGGGGATGGTGAGGATGATGACGATGACTCGGATGAGGAAGATGGGGACCTTGCCCTGGATAACA CAGACAGCTCAGACCTTGaggatgacataatcctgtcccTGAATGAGTGA